A segment of the Flavobacteriales bacterium genome:
AGCTACGGCTTCAACCAGCTGCATCTCGCGGGCATCCGCAACACCATCACCATCGCGGTGCGCTTCTCGGATTTCAAGAAGGCGGAAGGGTGATCGCTGCGATCACGGTTGCGCAAGGCGATCTTCGCCCCCGTGAACCCCATCACCATCGCGATAGACGGCTTCTCGTCGTGCGGCAAGAGCACGCTGGCCAAGCAGCTGGCCGCGCACCTGGGCTATACCTATATCGATAGCGGCGCCATGTACCGCGCGGTGGCGCTGCATGTGATGGAGCAGGGCCTTGCACCGGGCGGCGTGCTGGATCGCCCCGCGCTGCTGGCCGCGCTCGATGGCATCCGCATCCGCTTCGAGCACGATCCCCTGAGCGGCCACAGCGCCACCTGGCTCAATGGGCGCAACGTGGAGCGTGAGATCCGCAGCATGGCCGTGAGCCAGCACGTCACCCTGGTGAGCCCGGTGCCCGAGGTCCGCGCCAAGCTGGTGCGCCTGCAGCAGGACATGGGCCGCGCGAAGGGCGTGGTGATGGACGGCCGCGACATCGGCACGGTGGTGTTCCCCGATGCCGAGGTGAAGCTCTTCATGACCGCGCGGCCCGAGGTGCGCGCACTGCGCCGTTATCATGAGTTGAAGCAGAAAGGGCAGGAAGTCGATCTCGCCGCCGTGCAGGCCAACATCGCCCAGCGCGACCTGGACGACACCACCCGCGCCGCCGATCCCTTGCGCAAGGCCGCCGACGCCATCGAGATCGACAACAGCGACATCACCGCCGAGGAGCAGTTCCAGCGCGCGCTTGATGCGGTGCTGGGCAAACTGGCCGCCGTGGGCTACGAATGATCGCCGCGATGCGCATCGGCACTTCCCTGCTGCTGGCCTTGTTCGTTCATGCAGGCGTGGCGCAGCAGCCAGCGCTCGATGAAGCCGCTGCGCGCGAGGCCGTGTACCGCATCGTGCGCCACAGCGGACTGGTGCCCAACTTCGTGGTGCGGGCCAGCAGCGAGACGCGCACGGCCATCGCCTACGTGAAGGACAAGCAGCGCGTGATCGCCTACAATCCGCAATTCATGGCCACCGTGCTCGACAGCGCGCGCAGCGATTGGAGCGCGATCAGCATCCTCGCGCACGAGGTGGCGCACCACCTGCTGGGCCACACCATCGATCCCGCATCGCTCCGTCCCGGCGATGAGCTGGCCTGCGACCGCTACTCGGGCTTCGTGCTCTTCGGAATGGGCGCCGCGCTTGCTGAAGCACTCTCCGCCCAGAGCGCGATCGGCGATCCGCACGGCACGCGCCGCCACCCGCCGAAGCACGCGCGGCTCGAGGCCATCCGCCACGGCTGGGATGAAGCGCGCCGATTGCGCGAGGGCCTGCCGCCCGAGTCACCGCGCGATCCCGATGGACTGCAATACGTCCTGAGCTTCGTTGACGATGCGAACACCTATTACGCCGACAGCCTGGGCCGCGTGGTGTGGTTCGATCAGAGCGCCTGCGCCATCCCCTTTGGTGAGCTGCGCGATGGCGGCAAGGCCGGCTTCACGCTGCAATGGATGGATGAGGCGTTCGTGATCGACGGGCGCATGGCCATCTGGCGCAAGAGCGCGCACGGCATGCCCTTGCAGGTGGGCAGGATGGAGCGGTATGCGCGTTAGGCGTTGAAGCGCATGGCATGAACGGGTGCCAGCGGCTTGCGTGCATTACTTAACCAAGGCATGGCGTAATCTTCATCCATTTACGCTTCCAAGGTGCTGTGGTACTTGCGCGTATCCCAATTGGCCAAGATGCTCTAGGTCAGATGTGAAGGCAGCGGGTACATGGCATCGTATTCCGCCCAGCTGATGAAGACCTCCTGATGGGTGGCCTCCGGGTTGGCGATGCAGATCACGGCCTTGCATGCTTTCCAGTGCGCGGCGCTAGCGCTGCACCACCAAGCGCTGATGAAGAACGCGGCCATCAAGATGGACCTCCAAGATGTACAGGCCATTCGCAAGGGTGTTAAGATCCAAGGAGGCAGAAGTGCCGGAGAAGGTTCTTCGCATGAGCACGCTACCGAGTGCGTCTCGTAACAACAACTGCTCGCCTGCGAACCGTGCATCAAGTTCAATGGTCGCGTGCATGCTCGCTGGGTTCGGATAAACGCGCAGCGCTTGCAGGATCGATAGTTTCTTGAGGGCCAATGTTCACATCACCCCCATGCAGCCGCGTAACGAAGCGCTGCGCGGTGTCGTTGGTGGTACCGTCGCTGTACTGGTGGTAAGCGCCCCAGATGTACCAATGATCACCATCGGCGCTGGGGGCCATACCCTCTACGCTTGCCTGAGTAAAGCCTTGGTACACGTATGGGCTGATGCCAGCGTTCTCGAATACAGGCAGCAATGCGCCAGTGCTATCAAGCGCGCAGATGCCGCGCCTTGGTTGCCCATCCACGAACTGGAATTGGCCCATGACGACCAGCGCGCCACCGGGCAGCATGTACAATTTCCGGATGAGTGGCCCCAAATCACCTGCATTGGGCAATGCCCCCAAGCTGAATTGAGGGGCTTGGAAGGCCTGATCCCTGCTGCCATCGGTTAAGAAACGCGCTACACGCAATGTGTCATCGGGGAATCCCGCGAAGCGGAAGTAGCCCCCAGCGTAAACCCGCCCGTCCGGTAATGCGAGGAGATCATTGGCTGCGCCCCAGTTCATCCCTGTCCAGAAGGTGGTATCCAAGCTGCCATCGGCGTGCATGCGCTGTATGCCGCTGGTGGGTCGGCCATCGTACACGGTGCCATTGTAGTCGGCGATGAACTTGCCATCAGGCAGTTCGATGAAATCATACAGCGCCCCGTTGCCGGTGCGGTGCGTGCGCGTGGTATCCAGGTAGCCTTGGTTGCTGAACCAAATGAAGTTGTAGTCGCCCACGAAGCCGCGCACGGGGTCGTTGAGCATGTGCAGGCCGCTCATCACCACGCGGCCGTCAGGGAATACATGGTAGTCGCCGCCCTGGAGGGAGGTGAAGTAGGGGCCATTATTCATCAGGATGAAATCAGGATCAAGCGTGCCATCCAAGAGTTGCCTGCGCACGCCTGGTCCATTGCCGGAGTAGATTCGATCGTTCCAGCGCGTGAGCTTCCCTCCCATGTACGCCACATCGGGGTAGGTTTCGTCGCGGGTGCCATCCGATTCCAGCCGCACACCGCTTCTGAAGTAGATGTCGCCATCGAATTTGACCTGACCGGAGATGATTACTCGGCCATCTTCTAATGGCAATGCAGAGGCGACGTACCACGTATCGAATTCAGCACGGAAGCCCGTATCTAAGGCGAACGGCTGTTGCCCGGCAATGCGCTGCGTAAGCAGCATGGCGGCAACGCCGAGCACCTGTGCGGTACGCATGGCGCTGCTTATTGGATGATGAGCTTCTCCGTATGCACGAGTGCCCCGGCTACTGTGCATTGCACAGTGTAGGCGCCTCTCGCCCATTGCCGTGTATCGAGCAGCGCTTGGCCTTGGGCGCTTTGGAGCTTGTCGGTAGCTATCACTCGACCGATCGGATCCAGCACGCGCAGGCCGCCTTCCGTATCACTGGGCAAGAGTGAATAATTCAGTGACACGTAAGTGCTCGCCGGATTCGGCTGCAGCTTGAAGGAGCGCTGTGCCTTAGCACCATCATCCTTCGTGTCTCGAATCAAGCGCTTGGGCTCGCTTTCCCCACCCGTGAGCGGCGGGCGGCAGATGCCGTAATGGAAGCAGAGCGTATTGCTGATCCAAGTTGCGGGCCGATCGTACTGG
Coding sequences within it:
- a CDS encoding (d)CMP kinase encodes the protein MNPITIAIDGFSSCGKSTLAKQLAAHLGYTYIDSGAMYRAVALHVMEQGLAPGGVLDRPALLAALDGIRIRFEHDPLSGHSATWLNGRNVEREIRSMAVSQHVTLVSPVPEVRAKLVRLQQDMGRAKGVVMDGRDIGTVVFPDAEVKLFMTARPEVRALRRYHELKQKGQEVDLAAVQANIAQRDLDDTTRAADPLRKAADAIEIDNSDITAEEQFQRALDAVLGKLAAVGYE
- a CDS encoding T9SS type A sorting domain-containing protein, encoding MHATIELDARFAGEQLLLRDALGSVLMRRTFSGTSASLDLNTLANGLYILEVHLDGRVLHQRLVVQR
- a CDS encoding delta-60 repeat domain-containing protein, producing MRTAQVLGVAAMLLTQRIAGQQPFALDTGFRAEFDTWYVASALPLEDGRVIISGQVKFDGDIYFRSGVRLESDGTRDETYPDVAYMGGKLTRWNDRIYSGNGPGVRRQLLDGTLDPDFILMNNGPYFTSLQGGDYHVFPDGRVVMSGLHMLNDPVRGFVGDYNFIWFSNQGYLDTTRTHRTGNGALYDFIELPDGKFIADYNGTVYDGRPTSGIQRMHADGSLDTTFWTGMNWGAANDLLALPDGRVYAGGYFRFAGFPDDTLRVARFLTDGSRDQAFQAPQFSLGALPNAGDLGPLIRKLYMLPGGALVVMGQFQFVDGQPRRGICALDSTGALLPVFENAGISPYVYQGFTQASVEGMAPSADGDHWYIWGAYHQYSDGTTNDTAQRFVTRLHGGDVNIGPQETIDPASAARLSEPSEHARDH